A single region of the Candidatus Thorarchaeota archaeon genome encodes:
- a CDS encoding MTAP family purine nucleoside phosphorylase, whose product MRNMAIGIIGGSGFYEWLGESAETKETPFGISSPITTNKEEGSQIYFLARHGPNHSLPPHLVNYRANIYALRELGVSHIVTTNAVGSCVREIEPGDFLIPDQLIDLVTARESTFFTGKYRNNLPEEFQEVKHTDVSYPYKGVVRQTLLEVLSNTDFTFHPSGTYVTTQGPRFETAAEIQMIMMLGGSVVGMTSAPEAFLARELGMDYATTCLVTNYGAGIQDKISHAEVIDLFESRIDDMKQIIRMFLDRIRCKL is encoded by the coding sequence ATGGCTATTGGAATCATCGGCGGATCCGGGTTCTATGAATGGTTAGGAGAGTCTGCAGAGACCAAAGAGACACCATTTGGAATCAGTTCACCAATAACGACAAACAAAGAAGAAGGTTCACAAATCTATTTTCTTGCACGTCACGGTCCCAACCACAGTCTACCTCCCCATCTCGTCAATTACCGGGCAAACATCTATGCCTTGCGAGAACTGGGGGTTAGTCATATAGTAACAACAAACGCAGTAGGAAGCTGTGTGAGAGAAATCGAACCAGGGGATTTCCTGATTCCTGATCAACTCATCGACCTAGTAACCGCAAGAGAATCTACTTTCTTCACAGGCAAATATCGAAACAATCTACCAGAAGAATTCCAAGAGGTCAAACACACAGACGTTAGTTATCCATACAAGGGTGTTGTGAGACAAACTCTGCTTGAAGTCCTATCCAACACCGATTTCACATTCCATCCTAGCGGAACATATGTGACAACCCAAGGACCTCGGTTTGAAACAGCAGCGGAAATTCAGATGATAATGATGCTTGGTGGAAGTGTGGTTGGCATGACCAGCGCACCCGAAGCGTTTCTCGCCCGGGAACTTGGTATGGATTATGCAACAACTTGTCTCGTTACAAACTACGGAGCAGGTATACAAGACAAAATATCACACGCCGAAGTTATTGATCTCTTCGAATCCCGTATTGATGATATGAAACAGATTATCAGAATGTTCTTGGATCGCATCCGTTGCAAACTCTAG